A single Gasterosteus aculeatus chromosome 2, fGasAcu3.hap1.1, whole genome shotgun sequence DNA region contains:
- the frmd4bb gene encoding FERM domain-containing protein 4B isoform X1 gives MRSGQGCIHTCTLPGEVYQMAEGRLCQVHLLDDRKLELLVQPKLLSYELLDLVSSHFNLKEKEFFGLAFFDEHGQRKWLQTDRRVLDHDFLKKSGPVALNFLVRFYVENITQLKDIITVELFFLNAKSAVYNGFIEVESENVFKLAANALQAAKGDYTSDENTRADLKKLPTLPTKVLKEHPSFAYCEDRVIEHYKQLKGVSRGQAIVQYLTLVESLPTYGVHYYEVKDKQGIPWWLGISYKGIGQYDLQDKLKPRKLYQWKQLENLYFREKKFAVEVNDPHRRAVTKRTFGQTGLLIHTWYASHSLIKTIWVMAISQHQFYLDRKQTKTKLGTARSVDEIAMDLTEHGGAKINRLGDAGLKNNLITASNGSLVSTGSADSEISEEQKKEKLSELRKKEIELQDILAKKTKELKKICLREAELTGKLPKEYPLSSGERPPQVRRRVGTTFKLDDLFPYNEDPFLRNLESRFALQKKIVEAAKKLANEAELCKTVKKKRRRNCLDAMQKLQQIEDEMNQYRIKKGKKPTQRASVIIADELVRSDCSSLSSLPLDDDDSDGVSQRPRSRSVQGSPQLSPMRSPGAEYEAERQGPPRDDHQNKNHSRLAFEGQDASHYCHSPREVSSTHSSPYKTLPRPARDPRSMPPTPVMTRNAYSSSQLRSEGSPHGFRHRSGSLEAQPRPRKDADSEKPVFVLSPAHRSNSTEVLEDCSSYTSQSSLDYCGAAHSHYGTLDSRTSTMHRLHRKVEVYGNTGSMPNLVQHHSGCSYSCENSAHYTPSAYYVTGYPCPDMEPYANGAYGYENDVEGHYNVNPSYQINGYHGHDRFRNYSSERADSLSQNPYATMRPPRTREGPRNELLAKNMQKALVAEHLKGWYHRSRGHREGGRGMLAGYDFDSGSQLSLGYQTMPAAFSHSSRTTSFSSVSSVESAGNWRNQLAVGLTEYDAPDAAHCTHPGAPASPCNRSPSHTRSPPESKVSDIMPKQSESVAAVGSRAASADEPSDNRSST, from the exons ATGAGGTCTGGTCAGGGATGCATCCACACCTGCACCCTCCCCGGGGAGGTTTACCAG ATGGCCGAGGGCAGACTGTGCCAAGTGCAtctgctggatgacaggaagctggagctgctggttcaG CCAAAGCTGCTGTCCTACGAACTCCTGGACTTGGTTTCTTCCCACTTCAACCTCAAGGAGAAGGAGTTCTTTGGACTGGCGTTTTTTGATGAGCA CGGTCAGCGTAAGTGGCTGCAGACGGACCGCAGAGTTCTCGACCACGACTTTTTGAAGAAGTCCGGGCCCGTTGCCCTAAACTTCCTGGTCAG GTTTTATGTAGAAAACATTACACAGCTCAAGGACATCATCACCGTGGAGTTATTCTTCCTCAACGCAAAGTCTGCTGTCTACAAC GGGTTCATCGAAGTGGAAAGTGAGAATGTCTTCAAATTAGCTGCAAATGCTCTGCAG GCAGCGAAGGGAGACTACACAAG TGATGAAAACACAAGAGCCGACTTGAAGAAACTACCAACTCTTCCTACCAAAGTGCTCAAGGAACACCCATCATTTGCATACTG CGAGGACCGAGTGATTGAACACTACAAACAGCTGAAAGGAGTCTCTCGAGGACAAGCTATCGTGCA GTATTTGACGTTGGTGGAATCTTTGCCCACGTACGGCGTGCATTATTACGAAGTGAAG GATAAACAAGGGATCCCGTGGTGGCTCGGAATCAGCTACAAGGGCATCGGCCAGTACGACCTGCAGGATAAATTAAAACCTCGAAAG CTTTACCAGTGGAAGCAGCTGGAAAACTTGTACTTCCGCGAGAAGAAATTTGCCGTAGAGGTTAACGATCCACACAG GAGAGCAGTCACCAAAAGGACTTTTGGGCAGACTGGCCTACTCATCCACACGTGGTATGCCAGCCATTCTTTAATCAAAACCATTTGGGTCATGGCCATCAGCCAGCACCAGTTCTACTTGGACAGGAAGCAGACCAAA aCTAAATTAGGAACAGCAAGAAGTGTGGACGAAATTGCCATGGACCTCACGGAGCACGGAGGAGCAAAGATAAACAGATTGGGAGATGCAGGCCTGAAGAATAACTTAATAACAGCCAGCAATGGGAGTCTGGTGTCCACAG GTTCGGCCGACTCTGAAATAAGTGAAgaacagaagaaagagaaactctctgaactgagaaaaaaagagattgaGCTCCAAGATATTTTggccaagaaaacaaaagaactgAAGAAGATCTGCTTGAGAGAGGCG gagCTGACCGGCAAGCTGCCAAAAGAGTATCCCCTCTCTTCAGGTGAAAGACCGCCGCAAGTCAGACGGCGCGTTGGCACCACGTTCAAGTTGGACGACCTCTTCCCTTACAACGAG GATCCCTTCTTGAGAAACCTGGAGAGCAGATTTGCCCTGCAAAAAAAGATTGTGGAGGCGGCAAAAAAGCTCGCGAATGAGGCAGAGCTGTGCAAAACTgtcaagaagaagaggaggcggaaCTGTTTGGATGCCATGCAGAAACTCCAGCAGATAGAGGACGAGATGAACCAGTACCGGATCaagaaggggaaaaaacccACACAGCGGGCCTCAGTGATCATTGCCG atGAGCTTGTCCGTTCAGACTGCAGCTCTTTGTCAAGTCTCCCGCTGGATGACG ATGACTCAGACGGGGTCAGTCAGCGGCCGCGGTCACGATCGGTGCAAGGCTCCCCTCAGCTGAGTCCCATGCGCTCGCCGGGAGCAGAATACGAGGCGGAGAGACAAGGACCCCCGAGGGACGATCACCAGAACAAGAACCACAGCAG ATTAGCGTTTGAAGGCCAGGATGCTTCCCACTATTGCCACAGCCCGAGAGAGGTCTCCTCCACCCACAGTAGTCCCTATAAAACCCTTCCCAGACCTGCCAGGGATCCACGCAGCATGCCTCCCACCCCGGTTATGACCCGCAACGCCTACAGCAGCAGTCAGCTCAG GTCGGAGGGGTCTCCTCACGGCTTCAGGCACCGCAGCGGAAGCCTGGAGGCGCAGCCTCGCCCGAGGAAGGACGCCGACTCGGAGAAGCCCGTCTTTGTCCTGTCACCGGCCCACCGCAGCAACAGCACGGAGGTGTTAGAGGACTGCTCCTCCTACACCAGCCAGTCCAGTCTCGACTACTGCGGGGCGGCCCACTCCCACTACGGCACGCTGGACTCCAGGACCTCAACCATGCATCGTCTCCACAGGAAGGTGGAGGTGTACGGGAACACCGGGAGTATGCCCAACTTGGTCCAGCACCATTCTGGTTGCAGTTATTCGTGTGAGAACTCAGCACACTACACGCCCAGTGCCTACTACGTCACCGGCTACCCCTGCCCGGACATGGAGCCTTACGCTAACGGTGCCTACGGGTATGAGAATGACGTAGAGGGCCACTACAACGTCAACCCTTCCTACCAAATAAATGGGTATCACGGACATGACAGATTCAGGAATTACAGCAGCGAGCGGGCAGACAGTCTTTCCCAAAATCCATACGCGACGATGAGGCCTCCGCGGACCAGGGAGGGGCCCAGAAACGAGCTGCTGGCCAAGAACATGCAGAAGGCCCTGGTGGCGGAGCACCTGAAGGGCTGGTACCACCGCAGCAGGGGCcacagggagggaggcagggggatGCTGGCTGGATACGACTTCGACAGCGGCTCTCAGCTCAGTCTGGGCTACCAGACCATGCCAGCGGCGTTCAGCCACTCCAGCAGAACCACGTCCTTTTCCTCAG TGTCCTCGGTGGAGAGCGCCGGGAACTGGCGCAACCAGCTGGCGGTCGGCCTGACCGAGTACGACGCGCCCGACGCGGCGCACTGCACGCACCCCGGAGCGCCTGCCTCTCCCTGCAACCGCAGTCCCTCACACACCAG GTCTCCTCCAGAAAGCAAAGTCTCTGACATAATGCCTAAACAATCTGAGTCAGTTGCGGCGGTTGGCTCTCGGGCCGCTAGTGCAGACGAACCATCAGACAACCGCTCTAGCACTTAA
- the frmd4bb gene encoding FERM domain-containing protein 4B isoform X3, producing MRSGQGCIHTCTLPGEVYQMAEGRLCQVHLLDDRKLELLVQPKLLSYELLDLVSSHFNLKEKEFFGLAFFDEHGQRKWLQTDRRVLDHDFLKKSGPVALNFLVRFYVENITQLKDIITVELFFLNAKSAVYNGFIEVESENVFKLAANALQAAKGDYTSDENTRADLKKLPTLPTKVLKEHPSFAYCEDRVIEHYKQLKGVSRGQAIVQYLTLVESLPTYGVHYYEVKDKQGIPWWLGISYKGIGQYDLQDKLKPRKLYQWKQLENLYFREKKFAVEVNDPHRRAVTKRTFGQTGLLIHTWYASHSLIKTIWVMAISQHQFYLDRKQTKTKLGTARSVDEIAMDLTEHGGAKINRLGDAGLKNNLITASNGSLVSTGSADSEISEEQKKEKLSELRKKEIELQDILAKKTKELKKICLREAELTGKLPKEYPLSSGERPPQVRRRVGTTFKLDDLFPYNEDPFLRNLESRFALQKKIVEAAKKLANEAELCKTVKKKRRRNCLDAMQKLQQIEDEMNQYRIKKGKKPTQRASVIIADELVRSDCSSLSSLPLDDDDSDGVSQRPRSRSVQGSPQLSPMRSPGAEYEAERQGPPRDDHQNKNHSRLAFEGQDASHYCHSPREVSSTHSSPYKTLPRPARDPRSMPPTPVMTRNAYSSSQLRSEGSPHGFRHRSGSLEAQPRPRKDADSEKPVFVLSPAHRSNSTEVLEDCSSYTSQSSLDYCGAAHSHYGTLDSRTSTMHRLHRKVEVYGNTGSMPNLVQHHSGCSYSCENSAHYTPSAYYVTGYPCPDMEPYANGAYGYENDVEGHYNVNPSYQINGYHGHDRFRNYSSERADSLSQNPYATMRPPRTREGPRNELLAKNMQKALVAEHLKGWYHRSRGHREGGRGMLAGYDFDSGSQLSLGYQTMPAAFSHSSRTTSFSSVSSVESAGNWRNQLAVGLTEYDAPDAAHCTHPGAPASPCNRSPSHTSFHLDGSYMSIH from the exons ATGAGGTCTGGTCAGGGATGCATCCACACCTGCACCCTCCCCGGGGAGGTTTACCAG ATGGCCGAGGGCAGACTGTGCCAAGTGCAtctgctggatgacaggaagctggagctgctggttcaG CCAAAGCTGCTGTCCTACGAACTCCTGGACTTGGTTTCTTCCCACTTCAACCTCAAGGAGAAGGAGTTCTTTGGACTGGCGTTTTTTGATGAGCA CGGTCAGCGTAAGTGGCTGCAGACGGACCGCAGAGTTCTCGACCACGACTTTTTGAAGAAGTCCGGGCCCGTTGCCCTAAACTTCCTGGTCAG GTTTTATGTAGAAAACATTACACAGCTCAAGGACATCATCACCGTGGAGTTATTCTTCCTCAACGCAAAGTCTGCTGTCTACAAC GGGTTCATCGAAGTGGAAAGTGAGAATGTCTTCAAATTAGCTGCAAATGCTCTGCAG GCAGCGAAGGGAGACTACACAAG TGATGAAAACACAAGAGCCGACTTGAAGAAACTACCAACTCTTCCTACCAAAGTGCTCAAGGAACACCCATCATTTGCATACTG CGAGGACCGAGTGATTGAACACTACAAACAGCTGAAAGGAGTCTCTCGAGGACAAGCTATCGTGCA GTATTTGACGTTGGTGGAATCTTTGCCCACGTACGGCGTGCATTATTACGAAGTGAAG GATAAACAAGGGATCCCGTGGTGGCTCGGAATCAGCTACAAGGGCATCGGCCAGTACGACCTGCAGGATAAATTAAAACCTCGAAAG CTTTACCAGTGGAAGCAGCTGGAAAACTTGTACTTCCGCGAGAAGAAATTTGCCGTAGAGGTTAACGATCCACACAG GAGAGCAGTCACCAAAAGGACTTTTGGGCAGACTGGCCTACTCATCCACACGTGGTATGCCAGCCATTCTTTAATCAAAACCATTTGGGTCATGGCCATCAGCCAGCACCAGTTCTACTTGGACAGGAAGCAGACCAAA aCTAAATTAGGAACAGCAAGAAGTGTGGACGAAATTGCCATGGACCTCACGGAGCACGGAGGAGCAAAGATAAACAGATTGGGAGATGCAGGCCTGAAGAATAACTTAATAACAGCCAGCAATGGGAGTCTGGTGTCCACAG GTTCGGCCGACTCTGAAATAAGTGAAgaacagaagaaagagaaactctctgaactgagaaaaaaagagattgaGCTCCAAGATATTTTggccaagaaaacaaaagaactgAAGAAGATCTGCTTGAGAGAGGCG gagCTGACCGGCAAGCTGCCAAAAGAGTATCCCCTCTCTTCAGGTGAAAGACCGCCGCAAGTCAGACGGCGCGTTGGCACCACGTTCAAGTTGGACGACCTCTTCCCTTACAACGAG GATCCCTTCTTGAGAAACCTGGAGAGCAGATTTGCCCTGCAAAAAAAGATTGTGGAGGCGGCAAAAAAGCTCGCGAATGAGGCAGAGCTGTGCAAAACTgtcaagaagaagaggaggcggaaCTGTTTGGATGCCATGCAGAAACTCCAGCAGATAGAGGACGAGATGAACCAGTACCGGATCaagaaggggaaaaaacccACACAGCGGGCCTCAGTGATCATTGCCG atGAGCTTGTCCGTTCAGACTGCAGCTCTTTGTCAAGTCTCCCGCTGGATGACG ATGACTCAGACGGGGTCAGTCAGCGGCCGCGGTCACGATCGGTGCAAGGCTCCCCTCAGCTGAGTCCCATGCGCTCGCCGGGAGCAGAATACGAGGCGGAGAGACAAGGACCCCCGAGGGACGATCACCAGAACAAGAACCACAGCAG ATTAGCGTTTGAAGGCCAGGATGCTTCCCACTATTGCCACAGCCCGAGAGAGGTCTCCTCCACCCACAGTAGTCCCTATAAAACCCTTCCCAGACCTGCCAGGGATCCACGCAGCATGCCTCCCACCCCGGTTATGACCCGCAACGCCTACAGCAGCAGTCAGCTCAG GTCGGAGGGGTCTCCTCACGGCTTCAGGCACCGCAGCGGAAGCCTGGAGGCGCAGCCTCGCCCGAGGAAGGACGCCGACTCGGAGAAGCCCGTCTTTGTCCTGTCACCGGCCCACCGCAGCAACAGCACGGAGGTGTTAGAGGACTGCTCCTCCTACACCAGCCAGTCCAGTCTCGACTACTGCGGGGCGGCCCACTCCCACTACGGCACGCTGGACTCCAGGACCTCAACCATGCATCGTCTCCACAGGAAGGTGGAGGTGTACGGGAACACCGGGAGTATGCCCAACTTGGTCCAGCACCATTCTGGTTGCAGTTATTCGTGTGAGAACTCAGCACACTACACGCCCAGTGCCTACTACGTCACCGGCTACCCCTGCCCGGACATGGAGCCTTACGCTAACGGTGCCTACGGGTATGAGAATGACGTAGAGGGCCACTACAACGTCAACCCTTCCTACCAAATAAATGGGTATCACGGACATGACAGATTCAGGAATTACAGCAGCGAGCGGGCAGACAGTCTTTCCCAAAATCCATACGCGACGATGAGGCCTCCGCGGACCAGGGAGGGGCCCAGAAACGAGCTGCTGGCCAAGAACATGCAGAAGGCCCTGGTGGCGGAGCACCTGAAGGGCTGGTACCACCGCAGCAGGGGCcacagggagggaggcagggggatGCTGGCTGGATACGACTTCGACAGCGGCTCTCAGCTCAGTCTGGGCTACCAGACCATGCCAGCGGCGTTCAGCCACTCCAGCAGAACCACGTCCTTTTCCTCAG TGTCCTCGGTGGAGAGCGCCGGGAACTGGCGCAACCAGCTGGCGGTCGGCCTGACCGAGTACGACGCGCCCGACGCGGCGCACTGCACGCACCCCGGAGCGCCTGCCTCTCCCTGCAACCGCAGTCCCTCACACACCAG TTTTCACCTGGATGGAAGCTACATGAGTATCCACTGA
- the frmd4bb gene encoding FERM domain-containing protein 4B isoform X4, protein MAEGRLCQVHLLDDRKLELLVQPKLLSYELLDLVSSHFNLKEKEFFGLAFFDEHGQRKWLQTDRRVLDHDFLKKSGPVALNFLVRFYVENITQLKDIITVELFFLNAKSAVYNGFIEVESENVFKLAANALQAAKGDYTSDENTRADLKKLPTLPTKVLKEHPSFAYCEDRVIEHYKQLKGVSRGQAIVQYLTLVESLPTYGVHYYEVKDKQGIPWWLGISYKGIGQYDLQDKLKPRKLYQWKQLENLYFREKKFAVEVNDPHRRAVTKRTFGQTGLLIHTWYASHSLIKTIWVMAISQHQFYLDRKQTKTKLGTARSVDEIAMDLTEHGGAKINRLGDAGLKNNLITASNGSLVSTGSADSEISEEQKKEKLSELRKKEIELQDILAKKTKELKKICLREAELTGKLPKEYPLSSGERPPQVRRRVGTTFKLDDLFPYNEDPFLRNLESRFALQKKIVEAAKKLANEAELCKTVKKKRRRNCLDAMQKLQQIEDEMNQYRIKKGKKPTQRASVIIADELVRSDCSSLSSLPLDDDDSDGVSQRPRSRSVQGSPQLSPMRSPGAEYEAERQGPPRDDHQNKNHSRLAFEGQDASHYCHSPREVSSTHSSPYKTLPRPARDPRSMPPTPVMTRNAYSSSQLRSEGSPHGFRHRSGSLEAQPRPRKDADSEKPVFVLSPAHRSNSTEVLEDCSSYTSQSSLDYCGAAHSHYGTLDSRTSTMHRLHRKVEVYGNTGSMPNLVQHHSGCSYSCENSAHYTPSAYYVTGYPCPDMEPYANGAYGYENDVEGHYNVNPSYQINGYHGHDRFRNYSSERADSLSQNPYATMRPPRTREGPRNELLAKNMQKALVAEHLKGWYHRSRGHREGGRGMLAGYDFDSGSQLSLGYQTMPAAFSHSSRTTSFSSVSSVESAGNWRNQLAVGLTEYDAPDAAHCTHPGAPASPCNRSPSHTSFHLDGSYMSIH, encoded by the exons ATGGCCGAGGGCAGACTGTGCCAAGTGCAtctgctggatgacaggaagctggagctgctggttcaG CCAAAGCTGCTGTCCTACGAACTCCTGGACTTGGTTTCTTCCCACTTCAACCTCAAGGAGAAGGAGTTCTTTGGACTGGCGTTTTTTGATGAGCA CGGTCAGCGTAAGTGGCTGCAGACGGACCGCAGAGTTCTCGACCACGACTTTTTGAAGAAGTCCGGGCCCGTTGCCCTAAACTTCCTGGTCAG GTTTTATGTAGAAAACATTACACAGCTCAAGGACATCATCACCGTGGAGTTATTCTTCCTCAACGCAAAGTCTGCTGTCTACAAC GGGTTCATCGAAGTGGAAAGTGAGAATGTCTTCAAATTAGCTGCAAATGCTCTGCAG GCAGCGAAGGGAGACTACACAAG TGATGAAAACACAAGAGCCGACTTGAAGAAACTACCAACTCTTCCTACCAAAGTGCTCAAGGAACACCCATCATTTGCATACTG CGAGGACCGAGTGATTGAACACTACAAACAGCTGAAAGGAGTCTCTCGAGGACAAGCTATCGTGCA GTATTTGACGTTGGTGGAATCTTTGCCCACGTACGGCGTGCATTATTACGAAGTGAAG GATAAACAAGGGATCCCGTGGTGGCTCGGAATCAGCTACAAGGGCATCGGCCAGTACGACCTGCAGGATAAATTAAAACCTCGAAAG CTTTACCAGTGGAAGCAGCTGGAAAACTTGTACTTCCGCGAGAAGAAATTTGCCGTAGAGGTTAACGATCCACACAG GAGAGCAGTCACCAAAAGGACTTTTGGGCAGACTGGCCTACTCATCCACACGTGGTATGCCAGCCATTCTTTAATCAAAACCATTTGGGTCATGGCCATCAGCCAGCACCAGTTCTACTTGGACAGGAAGCAGACCAAA aCTAAATTAGGAACAGCAAGAAGTGTGGACGAAATTGCCATGGACCTCACGGAGCACGGAGGAGCAAAGATAAACAGATTGGGAGATGCAGGCCTGAAGAATAACTTAATAACAGCCAGCAATGGGAGTCTGGTGTCCACAG GTTCGGCCGACTCTGAAATAAGTGAAgaacagaagaaagagaaactctctgaactgagaaaaaaagagattgaGCTCCAAGATATTTTggccaagaaaacaaaagaactgAAGAAGATCTGCTTGAGAGAGGCG gagCTGACCGGCAAGCTGCCAAAAGAGTATCCCCTCTCTTCAGGTGAAAGACCGCCGCAAGTCAGACGGCGCGTTGGCACCACGTTCAAGTTGGACGACCTCTTCCCTTACAACGAG GATCCCTTCTTGAGAAACCTGGAGAGCAGATTTGCCCTGCAAAAAAAGATTGTGGAGGCGGCAAAAAAGCTCGCGAATGAGGCAGAGCTGTGCAAAACTgtcaagaagaagaggaggcggaaCTGTTTGGATGCCATGCAGAAACTCCAGCAGATAGAGGACGAGATGAACCAGTACCGGATCaagaaggggaaaaaacccACACAGCGGGCCTCAGTGATCATTGCCG atGAGCTTGTCCGTTCAGACTGCAGCTCTTTGTCAAGTCTCCCGCTGGATGACG ATGACTCAGACGGGGTCAGTCAGCGGCCGCGGTCACGATCGGTGCAAGGCTCCCCTCAGCTGAGTCCCATGCGCTCGCCGGGAGCAGAATACGAGGCGGAGAGACAAGGACCCCCGAGGGACGATCACCAGAACAAGAACCACAGCAG ATTAGCGTTTGAAGGCCAGGATGCTTCCCACTATTGCCACAGCCCGAGAGAGGTCTCCTCCACCCACAGTAGTCCCTATAAAACCCTTCCCAGACCTGCCAGGGATCCACGCAGCATGCCTCCCACCCCGGTTATGACCCGCAACGCCTACAGCAGCAGTCAGCTCAG GTCGGAGGGGTCTCCTCACGGCTTCAGGCACCGCAGCGGAAGCCTGGAGGCGCAGCCTCGCCCGAGGAAGGACGCCGACTCGGAGAAGCCCGTCTTTGTCCTGTCACCGGCCCACCGCAGCAACAGCACGGAGGTGTTAGAGGACTGCTCCTCCTACACCAGCCAGTCCAGTCTCGACTACTGCGGGGCGGCCCACTCCCACTACGGCACGCTGGACTCCAGGACCTCAACCATGCATCGTCTCCACAGGAAGGTGGAGGTGTACGGGAACACCGGGAGTATGCCCAACTTGGTCCAGCACCATTCTGGTTGCAGTTATTCGTGTGAGAACTCAGCACACTACACGCCCAGTGCCTACTACGTCACCGGCTACCCCTGCCCGGACATGGAGCCTTACGCTAACGGTGCCTACGGGTATGAGAATGACGTAGAGGGCCACTACAACGTCAACCCTTCCTACCAAATAAATGGGTATCACGGACATGACAGATTCAGGAATTACAGCAGCGAGCGGGCAGACAGTCTTTCCCAAAATCCATACGCGACGATGAGGCCTCCGCGGACCAGGGAGGGGCCCAGAAACGAGCTGCTGGCCAAGAACATGCAGAAGGCCCTGGTGGCGGAGCACCTGAAGGGCTGGTACCACCGCAGCAGGGGCcacagggagggaggcagggggatGCTGGCTGGATACGACTTCGACAGCGGCTCTCAGCTCAGTCTGGGCTACCAGACCATGCCAGCGGCGTTCAGCCACTCCAGCAGAACCACGTCCTTTTCCTCAG TGTCCTCGGTGGAGAGCGCCGGGAACTGGCGCAACCAGCTGGCGGTCGGCCTGACCGAGTACGACGCGCCCGACGCGGCGCACTGCACGCACCCCGGAGCGCCTGCCTCTCCCTGCAACCGCAGTCCCTCACACACCAG TTTTCACCTGGATGGAAGCTACATGAGTATCCACTGA